The Pelmatolapia mariae isolate MD_Pm_ZW linkage group LG10_11, Pm_UMD_F_2, whole genome shotgun sequence genome includes a region encoding these proteins:
- the klhl13 gene encoding kelch-like protein 13 isoform X4 — protein MEHPIHRGETMPVGLHDRSLVEDDDAHMKVALGYGDMGISAHLQASKTGNTRFFTSNTHSSVVLQGFDQLRIEGLLCDVTLVAGDCDEAFPVHRAMMASSSDYFKAMFTGGMKEQDLMCIKLHGVNRIGLKKIIDFIYTAKLSLNMENLQDTLEAASFLQILPVLDFCKVFLISGVSLDNCVEVGRIANTYNLTEVDKYVNNFILKNFPSLLGTGEFVKLPFERLAFVLSSNSLKHCTELDLFKAACRWLRFEDSRMDYAPKLMKNIRFPLMNPQDLINHVQTVDFMRTDNTCVNLLLEASNYQMMPYMQPVMQSERTAIRSDSAHLVTLGGVLRQQLVVSKELRLFDERAHEWKALAPMDAPRYQHGIAVIGNFLYVVGGQSNYDTKGKTAVDTVFRYDPRYNKWIQVACLNEKRTFFHLSALKGHLYAVGGRNAAGELATVECYNPRTNEWTYVAKMNEPHYGHAGTVYGGYMYISGGITHDTFQKELMCFDPDADKWTQKAPMTTVRGLHCMCTVGDRLYVIGGNHFRGTSDYDDVLSCEYYSPALDLWTPIAAMLRGQSDVGVAVFENKIYVVGGYSWNNRCMVEIVQKYDPEKDEWHKVFDLPESLGGIRACTLTVFPPDDMSGSPSRESPLSAP, from the exons ATCCCTCGTGGAGGACGACGACGCTCACATGAAAGTTGCTCTGGGCTATGGTGATATGGGCATCTCTGCTCACCTTCAGGCATCAAAGACTGGAAACACTCGATTTTTCACAAGCAACACGCACAGCTCAGTGGTTCTTCAG ggaTTTGACCAGCTGAGGATAGAGGGATTgctctgtgatgtcacattGGTGGCTGGCGACTGTGATGAAGCTTTCCCTGTGCACCGTGCAATGATGGCCTCCTCCTCCGACTATTTCAAAGCCATGTTCACAG GTGGAATGAAAGAACAGGATTTAATGTGTATCAAGCTGCATGGAGTAAACCGAATAGGCCTCAAGAAGATTATTGACTTTATCTACACGGCAAAGTTGTCACTCAACATGGAGAATCTGCAAGACACACTTGAGGCAGCCAGCTTCTTACAAATCCTTCCAGTGCTGGACTTTTGCAAGGTCTTTCTCATCTCTGGG gtTTCTCTGGACAACTGTGTAGAAGTGGGACGCATTGCTAACACATACAACCTCACAGAGGTGGATAAATACGTCAACAATTTCATCCTGAAGAACTTTCCCTCACTGCTGGGCACGGGGGAGTTTGTCAAGCTACCATTTGAACGCTTGGCTTTTGTACTGTCCAGTAACAGCTTAAAACACTGCACTGAGTTGGACCTGTTCAAGGCGGCTTGCCGCTGGCTACGCTTTGAAGACAGCCGTATGGACTATGCCCCAAAGCTCATGAAGAATATCCGCTTTCCTCTCATGAACCCGCAGGATCTCATCAATCACGTGCAGACTGTGGACTTTATGCGTACGGACAACACCTGTGTCAACCTTCTACTGGAAGCTAGCAACTACCAAATGATGCCCTACATGCAGCCAGTTATGCAGTCAGAACGGACAGCCATCCGCTCAGACAGTGCCCACCTGGTCACTCTGGGTGGTGTTCTGCGCCAGCAGCTTGTTGTGAGCAAGGAGCTGCGTCTCTTTGATGAGAGGGCTCACGAATGGAAGGCGCTGGCGCCCATGGACGCACCTCGTTACCAACACGGCATTGCGGTCATCGGCAACTTTCTCTATGTTGTGGGTGGCCAAAGCAACTACGACACCAAAGGCAAAACAGCAGTGGACACGGTGTTCCGATATGACCCTCGCTACAACAAATGGATCCAGGTGGCATGCCTTAATGAGAAACGTACCTTCTTCCACCTCAGTGCACTCAAGGGACACCTCTACGCTGTCGGTGGAAGGAATGCTGCAGGGGAGCTTG CTACTGTGGAGTGCTACAACCCAAGGACAAATGAATGGACATACGTTGCCAAAATGAATGAGCCACATTATGGCCACGCTGGGACGGTGTACGGTGGTTATATGTATATTTCAG GTGGAATCACTCACGACACTTTTCAGAAGGAGCTGATGTGCTTTGACCCGGATGCCGATAAATGGACTCAGAAAGCACCCATGACGACAGTTCGCGGCCTCCACTGCATGTGCACGGTGGGCGACCGTCTTTACGTGATCGGAGGCAATCATTTCAGGGGCACCAGCGACTACGACGACGTCCTCAGCTGCGAATACTACTCCCCCGCCCTCGACTTGTGGACACCTATTGCCGCCATGTTGCGAGGTCAGAGCGACGTGGGCGTGGCCGTGTTTGAGAATAAGATTTACGTGGTGGGCGGCTACTCGTGGAACAATAGGTGCATGGTGGAAATAGTACAGAAGTACGACCCCGAGAAAGACGAATGGCACAAAGTTTTCGACTTGCCTGAGTCACTGGGGGGGATCCGAGCCTGCACACTCACAGTTTTCCCCCCTGATGATATGTCGGGCTCACCCTCCAGAGAGTCGCCGCTCTCAGCACCTTGA
- the klhl13 gene encoding kelch-like protein 13 isoform X2: protein MEHPIHRGETMPVGLHDSHQHSFVVWTTHSLLAACPTYHLTGSLVEDDDAHMKVALGYGDMGISAHLQASKTGNTRFFTSNTHSSVVLQGFDQLRIEGLLCDVTLVAGDCDEAFPVHRAMMASSSDYFKAMFTGGMKEQDLMCIKLHGVNRIGLKKIIDFIYTAKLSLNMENLQDTLEAASFLQILPVLDFCKVFLISGVSLDNCVEVGRIANTYNLTEVDKYVNNFILKNFPSLLGTGEFVKLPFERLAFVLSSNSLKHCTELDLFKAACRWLRFEDSRMDYAPKLMKNIRFPLMNPQDLINHVQTVDFMRTDNTCVNLLLEASNYQMMPYMQPVMQSERTAIRSDSAHLVTLGGVLRQQLVVSKELRLFDERAHEWKALAPMDAPRYQHGIAVIGNFLYVVGGQSNYDTKGKTAVDTVFRYDPRYNKWIQVACLNEKRTFFHLSALKGHLYAVGGRNAAGELATVECYNPRTNEWTYVAKMNEPHYGHAGTVYGGYMYISGGITHDTFQKELMCFDPDADKWTQKAPMTTVRGLHCMCTVGDRLYVIGGNHFRGTSDYDDVLSCEYYSPALDLWTPIAAMLRGQSDVGVAVFENKIYVVGGYSWNNRCMVEIVQKYDPEKDEWHKVFDLPESLGGIRACTLTVFPPDDMSGSPSRESPLSAP from the exons CCACCAACACTCCTTTGTGGTTTGGACAACCCACTCTCTCCTCGCTGCCTGTCCGACTTACCACCTGACGGG ATCCCTCGTGGAGGACGACGACGCTCACATGAAAGTTGCTCTGGGCTATGGTGATATGGGCATCTCTGCTCACCTTCAGGCATCAAAGACTGGAAACACTCGATTTTTCACAAGCAACACGCACAGCTCAGTGGTTCTTCAG ggaTTTGACCAGCTGAGGATAGAGGGATTgctctgtgatgtcacattGGTGGCTGGCGACTGTGATGAAGCTTTCCCTGTGCACCGTGCAATGATGGCCTCCTCCTCCGACTATTTCAAAGCCATGTTCACAG GTGGAATGAAAGAACAGGATTTAATGTGTATCAAGCTGCATGGAGTAAACCGAATAGGCCTCAAGAAGATTATTGACTTTATCTACACGGCAAAGTTGTCACTCAACATGGAGAATCTGCAAGACACACTTGAGGCAGCCAGCTTCTTACAAATCCTTCCAGTGCTGGACTTTTGCAAGGTCTTTCTCATCTCTGGG gtTTCTCTGGACAACTGTGTAGAAGTGGGACGCATTGCTAACACATACAACCTCACAGAGGTGGATAAATACGTCAACAATTTCATCCTGAAGAACTTTCCCTCACTGCTGGGCACGGGGGAGTTTGTCAAGCTACCATTTGAACGCTTGGCTTTTGTACTGTCCAGTAACAGCTTAAAACACTGCACTGAGTTGGACCTGTTCAAGGCGGCTTGCCGCTGGCTACGCTTTGAAGACAGCCGTATGGACTATGCCCCAAAGCTCATGAAGAATATCCGCTTTCCTCTCATGAACCCGCAGGATCTCATCAATCACGTGCAGACTGTGGACTTTATGCGTACGGACAACACCTGTGTCAACCTTCTACTGGAAGCTAGCAACTACCAAATGATGCCCTACATGCAGCCAGTTATGCAGTCAGAACGGACAGCCATCCGCTCAGACAGTGCCCACCTGGTCACTCTGGGTGGTGTTCTGCGCCAGCAGCTTGTTGTGAGCAAGGAGCTGCGTCTCTTTGATGAGAGGGCTCACGAATGGAAGGCGCTGGCGCCCATGGACGCACCTCGTTACCAACACGGCATTGCGGTCATCGGCAACTTTCTCTATGTTGTGGGTGGCCAAAGCAACTACGACACCAAAGGCAAAACAGCAGTGGACACGGTGTTCCGATATGACCCTCGCTACAACAAATGGATCCAGGTGGCATGCCTTAATGAGAAACGTACCTTCTTCCACCTCAGTGCACTCAAGGGACACCTCTACGCTGTCGGTGGAAGGAATGCTGCAGGGGAGCTTG CTACTGTGGAGTGCTACAACCCAAGGACAAATGAATGGACATACGTTGCCAAAATGAATGAGCCACATTATGGCCACGCTGGGACGGTGTACGGTGGTTATATGTATATTTCAG GTGGAATCACTCACGACACTTTTCAGAAGGAGCTGATGTGCTTTGACCCGGATGCCGATAAATGGACTCAGAAAGCACCCATGACGACAGTTCGCGGCCTCCACTGCATGTGCACGGTGGGCGACCGTCTTTACGTGATCGGAGGCAATCATTTCAGGGGCACCAGCGACTACGACGACGTCCTCAGCTGCGAATACTACTCCCCCGCCCTCGACTTGTGGACACCTATTGCCGCCATGTTGCGAGGTCAGAGCGACGTGGGCGTGGCCGTGTTTGAGAATAAGATTTACGTGGTGGGCGGCTACTCGTGGAACAATAGGTGCATGGTGGAAATAGTACAGAAGTACGACCCCGAGAAAGACGAATGGCACAAAGTTTTCGACTTGCCTGAGTCACTGGGGGGGATCCGAGCCTGCACACTCACAGTTTTCCCCCCTGATGATATGTCGGGCTCACCCTCCAGAGAGTCGCCGCTCTCAGCACCTTGA
- the klhl13 gene encoding kelch-like protein 13 isoform X1 has product MPLKWKSGSPVSWKFPVPVLKTSRSSPLSPAYIHQHSFVVWTTHSLLAACPTYHLTGSLVEDDDAHMKVALGYGDMGISAHLQASKTGNTRFFTSNTHSSVVLQGFDQLRIEGLLCDVTLVAGDCDEAFPVHRAMMASSSDYFKAMFTGGMKEQDLMCIKLHGVNRIGLKKIIDFIYTAKLSLNMENLQDTLEAASFLQILPVLDFCKVFLISGVSLDNCVEVGRIANTYNLTEVDKYVNNFILKNFPSLLGTGEFVKLPFERLAFVLSSNSLKHCTELDLFKAACRWLRFEDSRMDYAPKLMKNIRFPLMNPQDLINHVQTVDFMRTDNTCVNLLLEASNYQMMPYMQPVMQSERTAIRSDSAHLVTLGGVLRQQLVVSKELRLFDERAHEWKALAPMDAPRYQHGIAVIGNFLYVVGGQSNYDTKGKTAVDTVFRYDPRYNKWIQVACLNEKRTFFHLSALKGHLYAVGGRNAAGELATVECYNPRTNEWTYVAKMNEPHYGHAGTVYGGYMYISGGITHDTFQKELMCFDPDADKWTQKAPMTTVRGLHCMCTVGDRLYVIGGNHFRGTSDYDDVLSCEYYSPALDLWTPIAAMLRGQSDVGVAVFENKIYVVGGYSWNNRCMVEIVQKYDPEKDEWHKVFDLPESLGGIRACTLTVFPPDDMSGSPSRESPLSAP; this is encoded by the exons ATGCCGTTGAAATGGAAAAGCGGTTCTCCTGTCAGCTGGAAATTCCCAGTGCCAGTTCTTAAGACATCCAGGTCCTCACCCCTTTCGCCTGCTTACAT CCACCAACACTCCTTTGTGGTTTGGACAACCCACTCTCTCCTCGCTGCCTGTCCGACTTACCACCTGACGGG ATCCCTCGTGGAGGACGACGACGCTCACATGAAAGTTGCTCTGGGCTATGGTGATATGGGCATCTCTGCTCACCTTCAGGCATCAAAGACTGGAAACACTCGATTTTTCACAAGCAACACGCACAGCTCAGTGGTTCTTCAG ggaTTTGACCAGCTGAGGATAGAGGGATTgctctgtgatgtcacattGGTGGCTGGCGACTGTGATGAAGCTTTCCCTGTGCACCGTGCAATGATGGCCTCCTCCTCCGACTATTTCAAAGCCATGTTCACAG GTGGAATGAAAGAACAGGATTTAATGTGTATCAAGCTGCATGGAGTAAACCGAATAGGCCTCAAGAAGATTATTGACTTTATCTACACGGCAAAGTTGTCACTCAACATGGAGAATCTGCAAGACACACTTGAGGCAGCCAGCTTCTTACAAATCCTTCCAGTGCTGGACTTTTGCAAGGTCTTTCTCATCTCTGGG gtTTCTCTGGACAACTGTGTAGAAGTGGGACGCATTGCTAACACATACAACCTCACAGAGGTGGATAAATACGTCAACAATTTCATCCTGAAGAACTTTCCCTCACTGCTGGGCACGGGGGAGTTTGTCAAGCTACCATTTGAACGCTTGGCTTTTGTACTGTCCAGTAACAGCTTAAAACACTGCACTGAGTTGGACCTGTTCAAGGCGGCTTGCCGCTGGCTACGCTTTGAAGACAGCCGTATGGACTATGCCCCAAAGCTCATGAAGAATATCCGCTTTCCTCTCATGAACCCGCAGGATCTCATCAATCACGTGCAGACTGTGGACTTTATGCGTACGGACAACACCTGTGTCAACCTTCTACTGGAAGCTAGCAACTACCAAATGATGCCCTACATGCAGCCAGTTATGCAGTCAGAACGGACAGCCATCCGCTCAGACAGTGCCCACCTGGTCACTCTGGGTGGTGTTCTGCGCCAGCAGCTTGTTGTGAGCAAGGAGCTGCGTCTCTTTGATGAGAGGGCTCACGAATGGAAGGCGCTGGCGCCCATGGACGCACCTCGTTACCAACACGGCATTGCGGTCATCGGCAACTTTCTCTATGTTGTGGGTGGCCAAAGCAACTACGACACCAAAGGCAAAACAGCAGTGGACACGGTGTTCCGATATGACCCTCGCTACAACAAATGGATCCAGGTGGCATGCCTTAATGAGAAACGTACCTTCTTCCACCTCAGTGCACTCAAGGGACACCTCTACGCTGTCGGTGGAAGGAATGCTGCAGGGGAGCTTG CTACTGTGGAGTGCTACAACCCAAGGACAAATGAATGGACATACGTTGCCAAAATGAATGAGCCACATTATGGCCACGCTGGGACGGTGTACGGTGGTTATATGTATATTTCAG GTGGAATCACTCACGACACTTTTCAGAAGGAGCTGATGTGCTTTGACCCGGATGCCGATAAATGGACTCAGAAAGCACCCATGACGACAGTTCGCGGCCTCCACTGCATGTGCACGGTGGGCGACCGTCTTTACGTGATCGGAGGCAATCATTTCAGGGGCACCAGCGACTACGACGACGTCCTCAGCTGCGAATACTACTCCCCCGCCCTCGACTTGTGGACACCTATTGCCGCCATGTTGCGAGGTCAGAGCGACGTGGGCGTGGCCGTGTTTGAGAATAAGATTTACGTGGTGGGCGGCTACTCGTGGAACAATAGGTGCATGGTGGAAATAGTACAGAAGTACGACCCCGAGAAAGACGAATGGCACAAAGTTTTCGACTTGCCTGAGTCACTGGGGGGGATCCGAGCCTGCACACTCACAGTTTTCCCCCCTGATGATATGTCGGGCTCACCCTCCAGAGAGTCGCCGCTCTCAGCACCTTGA
- the klhl13 gene encoding kelch-like protein 13 isoform X3 produces MPLKWKSGSPVSWKFPVPVLKTSRSSPLSPAYISLVEDDDAHMKVALGYGDMGISAHLQASKTGNTRFFTSNTHSSVVLQGFDQLRIEGLLCDVTLVAGDCDEAFPVHRAMMASSSDYFKAMFTGGMKEQDLMCIKLHGVNRIGLKKIIDFIYTAKLSLNMENLQDTLEAASFLQILPVLDFCKVFLISGVSLDNCVEVGRIANTYNLTEVDKYVNNFILKNFPSLLGTGEFVKLPFERLAFVLSSNSLKHCTELDLFKAACRWLRFEDSRMDYAPKLMKNIRFPLMNPQDLINHVQTVDFMRTDNTCVNLLLEASNYQMMPYMQPVMQSERTAIRSDSAHLVTLGGVLRQQLVVSKELRLFDERAHEWKALAPMDAPRYQHGIAVIGNFLYVVGGQSNYDTKGKTAVDTVFRYDPRYNKWIQVACLNEKRTFFHLSALKGHLYAVGGRNAAGELATVECYNPRTNEWTYVAKMNEPHYGHAGTVYGGYMYISGGITHDTFQKELMCFDPDADKWTQKAPMTTVRGLHCMCTVGDRLYVIGGNHFRGTSDYDDVLSCEYYSPALDLWTPIAAMLRGQSDVGVAVFENKIYVVGGYSWNNRCMVEIVQKYDPEKDEWHKVFDLPESLGGIRACTLTVFPPDDMSGSPSRESPLSAP; encoded by the exons ATGCCGTTGAAATGGAAAAGCGGTTCTCCTGTCAGCTGGAAATTCCCAGTGCCAGTTCTTAAGACATCCAGGTCCTCACCCCTTTCGCCTGCTTACAT ATCCCTCGTGGAGGACGACGACGCTCACATGAAAGTTGCTCTGGGCTATGGTGATATGGGCATCTCTGCTCACCTTCAGGCATCAAAGACTGGAAACACTCGATTTTTCACAAGCAACACGCACAGCTCAGTGGTTCTTCAG ggaTTTGACCAGCTGAGGATAGAGGGATTgctctgtgatgtcacattGGTGGCTGGCGACTGTGATGAAGCTTTCCCTGTGCACCGTGCAATGATGGCCTCCTCCTCCGACTATTTCAAAGCCATGTTCACAG GTGGAATGAAAGAACAGGATTTAATGTGTATCAAGCTGCATGGAGTAAACCGAATAGGCCTCAAGAAGATTATTGACTTTATCTACACGGCAAAGTTGTCACTCAACATGGAGAATCTGCAAGACACACTTGAGGCAGCCAGCTTCTTACAAATCCTTCCAGTGCTGGACTTTTGCAAGGTCTTTCTCATCTCTGGG gtTTCTCTGGACAACTGTGTAGAAGTGGGACGCATTGCTAACACATACAACCTCACAGAGGTGGATAAATACGTCAACAATTTCATCCTGAAGAACTTTCCCTCACTGCTGGGCACGGGGGAGTTTGTCAAGCTACCATTTGAACGCTTGGCTTTTGTACTGTCCAGTAACAGCTTAAAACACTGCACTGAGTTGGACCTGTTCAAGGCGGCTTGCCGCTGGCTACGCTTTGAAGACAGCCGTATGGACTATGCCCCAAAGCTCATGAAGAATATCCGCTTTCCTCTCATGAACCCGCAGGATCTCATCAATCACGTGCAGACTGTGGACTTTATGCGTACGGACAACACCTGTGTCAACCTTCTACTGGAAGCTAGCAACTACCAAATGATGCCCTACATGCAGCCAGTTATGCAGTCAGAACGGACAGCCATCCGCTCAGACAGTGCCCACCTGGTCACTCTGGGTGGTGTTCTGCGCCAGCAGCTTGTTGTGAGCAAGGAGCTGCGTCTCTTTGATGAGAGGGCTCACGAATGGAAGGCGCTGGCGCCCATGGACGCACCTCGTTACCAACACGGCATTGCGGTCATCGGCAACTTTCTCTATGTTGTGGGTGGCCAAAGCAACTACGACACCAAAGGCAAAACAGCAGTGGACACGGTGTTCCGATATGACCCTCGCTACAACAAATGGATCCAGGTGGCATGCCTTAATGAGAAACGTACCTTCTTCCACCTCAGTGCACTCAAGGGACACCTCTACGCTGTCGGTGGAAGGAATGCTGCAGGGGAGCTTG CTACTGTGGAGTGCTACAACCCAAGGACAAATGAATGGACATACGTTGCCAAAATGAATGAGCCACATTATGGCCACGCTGGGACGGTGTACGGTGGTTATATGTATATTTCAG GTGGAATCACTCACGACACTTTTCAGAAGGAGCTGATGTGCTTTGACCCGGATGCCGATAAATGGACTCAGAAAGCACCCATGACGACAGTTCGCGGCCTCCACTGCATGTGCACGGTGGGCGACCGTCTTTACGTGATCGGAGGCAATCATTTCAGGGGCACCAGCGACTACGACGACGTCCTCAGCTGCGAATACTACTCCCCCGCCCTCGACTTGTGGACACCTATTGCCGCCATGTTGCGAGGTCAGAGCGACGTGGGCGTGGCCGTGTTTGAGAATAAGATTTACGTGGTGGGCGGCTACTCGTGGAACAATAGGTGCATGGTGGAAATAGTACAGAAGTACGACCCCGAGAAAGACGAATGGCACAAAGTTTTCGACTTGCCTGAGTCACTGGGGGGGATCCGAGCCTGCACACTCACAGTTTTCCCCCCTGATGATATGTCGGGCTCACCCTCCAGAGAGTCGCCGCTCTCAGCACCTTGA